One window of the Candidatus Jettenia sp. genome contains the following:
- a CDS encoding shikimate kinase: protein MNIILIGFRGTGKTTIGRILAQRLGKVFIDADEYLEQREKRTIRNIFTEGGEDLFRDIEVRIIEELCRLNDTIIATGGGVILREENVRRLKRNGIVILLEADVNTIYKRIYENIQTQQKRPNLTNLNGYQEIEYLLAYRRSLYDKAADFVFDTTVLPINDTVNKIIAFTQNYTVALKNCSDV from the coding sequence ATGAATATCATCTTAATTGGATTTCGTGGTACTGGTAAAACAACCATAGGAAGAATACTTGCTCAGCGGCTTGGCAAGGTGTTTATTGATGCGGATGAGTATTTGGAGCAGCGTGAGAAGAGGACAATTCGAAATATCTTTACTGAGGGCGGAGAAGATCTATTTAGAGATATTGAGGTGCGGATTATTGAAGAGTTATGCCGTTTAAATGATACGATTATTGCTACAGGTGGAGGTGTAATTCTTAGGGAAGAGAATGTCAGGAGGCTGAAAAGAAATGGGATTGTAATCCTCCTGGAAGCTGATGTGAATACTATATACAAGCGAATTTATGAGAATATTCAGACACAACAGAAAAGACCGAACCTTACGAATTTGAACGGCTATCAGGAAATTGAATATCTTTTAGCATACAGAAGATCACTTTATGATAAAGCAGCAGATTTTGTATTTGATACAACCGTTCTACCCATAAACGACACAGTAAATAAAATAATTGCTTTTACTCAAAATTATACAGTAGCTTTAAAAAATTGTAGTGATGTATGA
- a CDS encoding shikimate dehydrogenase, protein MICVPIIADNLEDALKDIAEASKIADIIELRIDYIKDLDLKRLLKGCIKPIIVTNRPVREGGKFTGSEEDRISLLKLAVELQVDYIDVEHDSIQKVNDTGKTKRIVSYHNFDKTPDDLIGIFQRLKQSGADIVKIVPYANDITDNIKIYQLLQQVDIPTISFCMGEYGIISRILYKKFGSYLTFASLQSGKESAPGQVDIHELLNTYHVRRQDKHTSIYGLIGNPVSHSISPAIHNALFKEMGFHNIYVPFKVDTIGNFIREFRGLDIKGYSVTIPHKESVMGHLDGIDQIAKKIGAVNTIVNRDGRLIGFNTDCEAAVRVLEGINNVSGMAAKAGSLQGKKVTLVGAGGVARAIAFGLKEREAQITIFNRNYERAQSLACEVDCFYRKFSDLSVLEADIVVNATSVGMYPSVHETPIDKNYLKPNMIVFDTIYNPLETRLLRDAKSLGCRTVGGLPMFVHQAAAQYKLWTGQMPSLELIEKIAYKKLYHGE, encoded by the coding sequence ATGATTTGTGTACCTATTATTGCAGATAATCTTGAAGATGCCCTTAAGGATATTGCAGAGGCGTCAAAGATTGCCGATATTATTGAATTACGCATTGATTATATAAAAGACCTGGATTTAAAACGGCTGTTAAAAGGATGTATAAAGCCAATAATTGTTACAAACAGGCCTGTCAGAGAGGGTGGTAAATTTACCGGAAGTGAAGAAGATAGGATTTCACTCCTAAAGCTTGCTGTCGAATTACAAGTTGATTACATAGATGTCGAGCATGATAGTATTCAAAAAGTAAACGATACTGGCAAGACAAAGCGAATCGTATCTTATCATAACTTTGATAAAACACCCGATGATCTTATAGGTATTTTTCAAAGACTTAAGCAAAGTGGCGCTGATATCGTAAAAATAGTTCCTTATGCAAACGATATTACCGATAATATTAAGATATATCAATTGCTTCAGCAGGTTGATATACCGACAATTTCGTTCTGTATGGGTGAGTATGGCATTATTAGCCGAATATTATATAAGAAATTTGGCAGCTATTTGACCTTTGCTTCTCTCCAATCAGGAAAGGAATCAGCTCCCGGACAGGTTGATATTCACGAACTTCTTAATACGTATCACGTGAGAAGGCAGGATAAACATACATCAATTTATGGATTAATAGGAAATCCGGTTTCTCATAGCATCAGTCCCGCTATTCATAACGCCCTTTTTAAGGAGATGGGTTTTCATAATATATATGTTCCTTTTAAAGTGGATACTATCGGGAATTTTATAAGAGAGTTTCGAGGGTTAGATATAAAGGGTTATAGTGTAACAATTCCTCATAAAGAATCTGTAATGGGTCATCTGGATGGAATAGATCAAATAGCAAAGAAGATTGGAGCGGTTAATACGATTGTAAACAGAGACGGACGACTGATCGGTTTTAATACAGATTGCGAAGCTGCTGTCAGAGTATTAGAAGGTATAAATAACGTATCCGGAATGGCAGCAAAGGCAGGAAGTTTACAGGGAAAAAAGGTTACGTTGGTTGGGGCAGGGGGGGTAGCCCGTGCAATTGCTTTCGGATTAAAGGAACGTGAGGCACAGATAACGATTTTTAACAGAAATTATGAACGAGCACAATCACTTGCCTGTGAAGTTGACTGCTTTTACAGGAAATTCAGTGATCTCTCGGTACTAGAAGCGGACATAGTAGTTAATGCAACTTCTGTGGGTATGTATCCTTCAGTTCATGAGACTCCAATTGATAAAAACTATCTAAAGCCCAACATGATTGTCTTTGATACTATTTATAATCCTCTGGAAACGAGATTATTACGCGATGCCAAAAGTCTGGGTTGTAGGACAGTAGGTGGTTTGCCAATGTTTGTACATCAGGCAGCAGCACAATATAAATTATGGACAGGGCAGATGCCATCGCTTGAATTAATTGAGAAAATTGCCTATAAAAAACTATATCATGGGGAGTGA
- a CDS encoding 2-isopropylmalate synthase, producing MANNIIIFDTTLRDGEQSPGASLDINEKVQIARQLALLQVNVIEAGFPVSSPGDFESVKRIAQEVRGVSVAGLARAVEKDIDSAARALEKAEKPRIHIFLATSEIHRKYKLLKAKEEIIHLAVKAVKYARKYMDDIEFSPEDASRTELDFLTQVVEAVIDAGAKTVNIPDTVGYAVPDHYASLIRGLKEHVKNIHKAIISVHCHNDLGLAVANSLAAVKAGAQQVECTINGIGERAGNAALEEIVMALKTRQDFYHCSTRIVTKELIATSKLVSTLTGLRVQRNKAIVGENAFAHQSGVHQDGVLKERTTYEIIKPEDVGHLKTRLVLGKLSGRHALKERIKELGYELSEEEFERAFKEFKHIADKKKEVFDEDIEAIIGIEKMEVPAIFQLEGLSISCGPNTVPTAGVRLKLQDGSTVDNATIGDGPIDALFKAIDLSTGIPGKLQDYNIQAVTSGKDAMGEVYVNIDVNGKSVAGRAVSTDIIEASAKAYLHAINKAAANNPKYTIRP from the coding sequence ATGGCTAATAATATCATTATTTTCGATACGACCCTTCGTGATGGAGAACAGTCACCGGGTGCTAGTTTAGATATCAATGAAAAGGTCCAGATTGCCAGACAATTGGCTTTGTTACAGGTAAATGTTATTGAGGCAGGGTTTCCCGTATCGTCCCCGGGTGATTTTGAATCAGTTAAGAGGATTGCCCAGGAGGTCCGGGGGGTTTCTGTAGCAGGTCTTGCCCGTGCAGTTGAGAAGGATATTGATAGTGCGGCGAGGGCGCTTGAGAAAGCGGAGAAGCCACGAATCCATATCTTTCTGGCGACTTCTGAAATACATAGAAAATATAAATTACTCAAGGCAAAGGAAGAAATTATTCATTTGGCAGTTAAGGCGGTCAAATATGCCCGAAAGTATATGGATGACATAGAGTTTTCACCTGAAGACGCATCGCGGACGGAACTGGATTTTCTCACTCAAGTTGTAGAGGCAGTCATTGATGCTGGCGCAAAAACAGTCAATATTCCTGATACCGTGGGCTATGCTGTGCCAGATCATTATGCCTCTCTTATTCGTGGACTCAAAGAACATGTTAAAAACATTCATAAGGCAATAATCAGCGTACACTGTCATAACGATCTTGGACTTGCTGTGGCTAATTCTCTGGCTGCTGTGAAGGCTGGTGCACAACAAGTGGAGTGCACTATCAACGGTATCGGTGAAAGGGCAGGGAATGCAGCCCTGGAAGAGATTGTTATGGCCCTTAAGACGAGGCAAGACTTTTACCATTGTTCCACGCGCATTGTCACTAAGGAGTTAATTGCTACCAGTAAATTAGTAAGTACTCTGACAGGGCTGAGAGTGCAGAGGAATAAAGCTATTGTCGGTGAAAATGCGTTTGCACATCAGTCGGGAGTACATCAGGATGGAGTACTCAAGGAGCGTACGACTTATGAGATTATAAAACCGGAAGATGTTGGACATCTGAAAACCAGGCTTGTACTGGGAAAGCTATCAGGACGGCATGCCCTTAAAGAGCGAATAAAAGAATTGGGATACGAGTTGTCGGAAGAAGAATTTGAGAGAGCTTTTAAGGAGTTCAAACATATTGCGGACAAAAAAAAAGAGGTATTTGATGAGGATATTGAGGCTATTATTGGTATCGAAAAAATGGAAGTTCCTGCCATTTTCCAATTAGAAGGTCTTAGCATCAGTTGCGGGCCAAATACCGTGCCAACTGCAGGGGTGCGGCTTAAATTGCAAGATGGTAGTACCGTGGATAATGCTACAATCGGTGATGGTCCCATTGATGCACTTTTCAAGGCTATTGATCTATCGACAGGAATTCCTGGTAAATTACAGGATTATAATATTCAAGCTGTTACCAGCGGAAAAGATGCTATGGGTGAGGTCTATGTAAATATTGATGTGAATGGTAAATCCGTAGCAGGACGTGCGGTAAGTACCGATATCATTGAAGCTAGTGCAAAGGCTTATTTACATGCGATTAATAAAGCAGCAGCAAATAATCCAAAATACACGATTCGTCCTTAG
- a CDS encoding mitochondrial genome maintenance protein MGM101 has protein sequence MTQKIEENISPETGDTQLIQLNDFDKEIEKLIPTCGTVELTEQQKQALFRPVNEQDIEIRPDGLIYLPWVEYVSRLKEAFGLNWAIVPQGMPKHNGDYLVWGFHLIIQGKLAGFAIGEQEYNPDNAYMSWSDACEGAKSNALMRLCKGIGISLELWKPSFVNAWKEKHAESYWDTDKHGKRRKFWRKKPLTQLEGKKEVTSYKTVNSTGYTNTEKIKPLTPSELVRKIQGAESLPHLKNIWSKHHKCLDTYAPRDKELVTRAKDGKKKELLTTVK, from the coding sequence ATGACTCAAAAAATTGAAGAAAATATTTCACCTGAAACAGGTGACACACAATTAATACAACTTAATGATTTTGACAAAGAGATCGAGAAACTCATTCCTACCTGTGGAACAGTTGAGCTTACGGAACAGCAGAAGCAAGCATTATTCAGACCGGTAAACGAACAAGATATCGAAATTCGCCCCGATGGCCTGATTTATTTGCCATGGGTCGAATATGTATCAAGGCTCAAAGAAGCTTTCGGCCTTAATTGGGCAATTGTACCTCAGGGAATGCCCAAACATAATGGAGATTATCTTGTGTGGGGCTTTCATCTTATTATCCAGGGGAAATTGGCCGGATTTGCAATTGGAGAGCAGGAATATAACCCAGATAACGCATATATGAGTTGGAGTGATGCATGTGAAGGTGCAAAGAGTAACGCCCTGATGAGGTTGTGTAAAGGCATAGGAATAAGCCTGGAGTTATGGAAACCATCATTTGTGAATGCCTGGAAAGAGAAACATGCAGAATCGTATTGGGATACCGATAAACATGGTAAGAGAAGAAAGTTCTGGAGAAAAAAACCTCTGACTCAATTAGAGGGAAAAAAAGAAGTTACCTCTTACAAAACGGTAAATTCTACGGGTTATACCAATACAGAGAAGATTAAACCCCTCACGCCATCTGAGCTTGTGAGGAAAATCCAAGGCGCCGAATCACTGCCACATTTGAAAAATATCTGGAGTAAGCATCATAAATGTCTGGATACCTATGCGCCCAGAGACAAAGAACTCGTTACGAGAGCCAAAGATGGAAAGAAAAAAGAACTGCTGACAACTGTTAAATAA
- a CDS encoding tetratricopeptide repeat protein, translated as MLNIPIKRQFLILSLLATIPLACRTPHYTKIENKTKRGYLTSATDKISGANTPEQHKVMGISYFKKGMVDESLEELKLASEKIQEDAELHHYLGKIYYENNKPDEAIAELLAAISYYKITQTVEKADAYNDLGLAYKDKDAFSESLTAFKESLELNPSATDTNYHVGLLYYKKNMLDDSITYLKKSIKLDPKNADAHFTLGLVYYTKTLYDKSTSEFKQTIELNPKDAEAHNYLGLLYYQQGALEESIAEHKAAILSDQNYPDAYNNLGIALYTKNNTKDAIDAFKKTLELQPDFAEAHFNLGLIYSEENKTKEAVSSLEQAIKLNPKIAEAHFTLGEIYTKNDMQEEALSEYKKAIDSKPDYAEAYYNYAELNATKGMHDKSIAAWSKTIELNPNNTDAYFNLGIAYYNQGNLDKAISLWIKVIEINPNDYDALINLADAYNAKGLIDKTIQTWEKITEVYPNHAELYYKLGNAYTKKNMYNTAIVQWEKAIEIDPNLVNAYYNLGLTYQKIGKWDDAIEAYKKVLDINADDIDAHRNLGLLYKEKDMHVEAESEFAIYKMLKSTQSSISIPEYEKETSFR; from the coding sequence TTGCTCAATATACCTATAAAAAGACAATTCCTGATACTTTCATTACTAGCTACTATTCCGTTAGCATGCAGAACCCCTCATTATACAAAGATTGAGAATAAAACAAAAAGGGGATATCTGACTTCAGCTACCGATAAGATTTCAGGTGCAAATACGCCAGAACAACATAAGGTAATGGGTATTTCTTATTTTAAGAAAGGAATGGTAGATGAATCTTTAGAGGAATTGAAACTTGCTTCTGAGAAAATACAAGAAGATGCTGAATTGCATCATTATCTGGGAAAGATCTATTATGAGAATAACAAACCAGATGAAGCAATTGCAGAGCTCCTTGCTGCCATTTCTTACTATAAGATAACGCAGACGGTAGAAAAGGCAGATGCTTACAATGACCTCGGTTTAGCATACAAAGATAAAGATGCGTTCTCAGAATCTCTCACAGCTTTTAAAGAAAGCCTCGAATTGAACCCTTCAGCTACTGATACAAACTACCATGTGGGATTGCTCTACTATAAGAAAAATATGCTTGATGATTCCATTACCTATCTTAAAAAGTCGATCAAACTTGATCCGAAAAATGCAGATGCCCATTTCACACTCGGATTGGTATACTACACAAAAACTCTCTATGATAAATCAACAAGTGAGTTTAAACAAACTATCGAATTGAATCCCAAGGATGCAGAGGCACACAATTATCTTGGCTTGCTTTATTACCAACAAGGAGCTCTTGAAGAATCGATCGCTGAGCACAAGGCTGCAATCCTTTCGGATCAAAATTACCCCGACGCTTATAATAATTTAGGCATTGCCCTTTATACAAAAAATAATACCAAAGATGCGATAGACGCCTTTAAAAAAACACTGGAACTACAACCAGACTTTGCTGAAGCCCACTTCAATCTCGGTCTCATCTACAGTGAAGAAAATAAAACTAAAGAGGCTGTATCCTCTCTGGAACAGGCAATTAAACTTAATCCCAAAATTGCCGAAGCCCATTTTACCTTAGGAGAGATTTACACAAAAAATGATATGCAGGAAGAGGCATTATCCGAATATAAAAAGGCTATTGATAGCAAACCTGACTATGCGGAGGCATATTATAATTATGCTGAACTTAATGCTACAAAGGGGATGCATGATAAATCCATCGCTGCCTGGAGTAAAACCATTGAATTAAATCCTAACAATACTGATGCTTACTTTAATTTAGGAATAGCGTACTATAATCAGGGAAATCTTGACAAGGCTATCTCTTTATGGATCAAGGTTATTGAAATCAATCCAAATGATTATGATGCCCTGATAAATCTTGCAGATGCATATAATGCAAAAGGTTTAATAGACAAAACTATACAAACATGGGAGAAGATTACCGAGGTTTATCCAAACCATGCGGAGTTATACTATAAATTAGGCAATGCCTATACAAAGAAAAATATGTATAACACTGCCATTGTCCAGTGGGAAAAGGCAATAGAGATCGACCCTAACCTTGTGAACGCTTATTATAACCTCGGACTCACTTACCAAAAGATTGGTAAATGGGATGATGCTATTGAGGCATATAAAAAAGTTTTAGATATTAACGCAGATGATATTGATGCACACAGGAATCTAGGACTCCTTTACAAGGAAAAGGATATGCACGTCGAGGCCGAATCAGAATTTGCCATTTATAAGATGTTGAAATCTACCCAGTCATCCATAAGCATACCTGAATACGAAAAAGAAACATCTTTTCGGTAA
- a CDS encoding PAS domain-containing protein — protein MGKPLRVLIVDDSLHDVDLVLCELRRGGYDPIFERVETASAMKMELERQAWDVVLSEHSMPFFSGIGALMQLQLSKMDLPFIIISGVISGDVVVEYMKAGALDYVRKNNLTSLVASIERSLSEAEERMNQRQAEELLRMNESRYRLLLENLPQRIFYKDKNLMYVSCNESLAKDLHIRPDEIYGKTDYEFFPKELAEKYRAGDKRVIESGQAEDREEKYIKDGQELIIRMVKTPMKDEKGDIIGISGIFWDITEKVLLSREAERSRHLASLGELAAGVAHEINNPINGIINCAQILFNESNEGSSEQDLARRIIKEGDRVAGIVHSLLSFSRPSDTKEKKSDVCMHTILSDTLILTKAQLQKEGIQIKVNIPKNLPKIVANPHQIQQVFLNTISNARYALNQKYPKMHDNKILEILGEEIMLNNYPYVKITFYDHGIGIPDALNQKYPKMHDNKILEILGEEIMLNNYPYVKITFYDHGIGIPAHIVHKVMDPFFTTKPRDKGTGLGLSVSHGIVTAHGGKFIIDSVEGEFAKFSIVLPVKPVADSL, from the coding sequence ATGGGTAAGCCGCTTCGTGTTTTAATTGTCGATGATTCATTACATGATGTTGATTTAGTGCTTTGTGAATTGAGACGAGGTGGCTATGATCCGATATTTGAAAGGGTTGAAACAGCTTCAGCAATGAAGATGGAACTTGAAAGGCAAGCATGGGATGTTGTCCTTTCTGAACATTCCATGCCATTTTTCAGTGGAATTGGTGCACTGATGCAATTGCAATTAAGTAAAATGGATCTACCATTTATTATCATATCAGGTGTTATAAGTGGAGACGTAGTGGTAGAATACATGAAAGCTGGCGCTCTAGATTATGTGAGAAAGAATAATCTGACATCGCTGGTTGCTTCCATTGAGCGATCATTAAGCGAGGCAGAGGAACGGATGAATCAAAGGCAAGCAGAGGAATTACTCCGTATGAATGAGAGCAGATATAGATTGTTACTTGAAAATCTTCCCCAAAGGATATTTTATAAAGATAAAAATTTAATGTATGTATCCTGTAATGAAAGTTTAGCTAAGGATTTGCACATCAGACCAGATGAAATCTATGGAAAGACAGATTATGAGTTTTTCCCTAAGGAGCTTGCTGAAAAATATCGGGCAGGAGATAAAAGGGTTATAGAATCAGGACAGGCTGAGGATAGGGAAGAGAAGTATATCAAAGATGGACAAGAATTGATTATCCGTATGGTGAAAACCCCTATGAAAGATGAAAAGGGTGATATTATTGGAATATCAGGTATTTTCTGGGATATTACTGAAAAGGTATTATTATCAAGGGAGGCTGAACGCTCCAGGCATTTAGCATCATTAGGTGAACTGGCGGCAGGAGTAGCTCATGAGATTAATAATCCTATAAATGGTATTATCAATTGTGCCCAAATATTGTTTAATGAAAGCAACGAAGGGAGTAGCGAACAAGATCTTGCCAGACGAATTATCAAGGAAGGCGATCGTGTTGCCGGCATAGTGCACAGCCTTCTTTCTTTTTCCAGGCCAAGTGATACAAAAGAAAAAAAGAGCGATGTTTGCATGCATACAATCCTGTCTGATACGCTTATACTGACAAAGGCTCAATTGCAAAAAGAGGGTATTCAGATAAAGGTGAATATTCCAAAGAACCTGCCAAAAATAGTTGCAAACCCACATCAAATACAACAGGTTTTCTTAAACACCATAAGTAATGCACGATATGCCCTGAACCAAAAATATCCGAAAATGCATGATAATAAGATTCTTGAAATCTTAGGTGAAGAGATAATGTTAAATAATTATCCCTATGTAAAAATCACGTTTTATGATCATGGTATCGGTATACCTGATGCCCTGAACCAAAAATATCCGAAAATGCATGATAATAAGATTCTTGAAATCTTAGGTGAAGAGATAATGTTAAATAATTATCCCTATGTAAAAATCACGTTTTATGATCATGGTATCGGTATACCTGCTCATATAGTACATAAAGTAATGGATCCATTTTTTACCACAAAACCGAGAGATAAAGGAACGGGATTAGGTTTAAGCGTAAGCCATGGTATCGTTACTGCTCACGGTGGCAAATTTATTATTGATAGTGTAGAAGGAGAATTTGCGAAATTTTCAATAGTTTTGCCGGTAAAGCCTGTTGCAGATAGCTTGTAA
- a CDS encoding MBL fold metallo-hydrolase: MKLQNIIFETLTVGPLEVNCYILGSKKDHNAIVIDAGGNPVEILDFLKKHNLTLQYILNTHAHFDHVGGVRSLQDSTGAKFLLHSGDIPLLNYLDDQTNTFGMPSIPLPAVDRPLVDNEEIPLGDEVLRVIHTPGHSPGSVCFLIDNAVFVGDTLFAGSIGRTDLYGGSYVKIINSIKTCLFTLEDSVIVYPGHGLPTTIGEEKQHNPFFS; this comes from the coding sequence ATGAAATTACAGAATATCATTTTTGAGACGCTGACAGTCGGTCCCCTTGAAGTGAATTGTTATATTCTTGGTTCCAAGAAGGACCATAATGCAATAGTAATAGACGCTGGTGGTAATCCAGTGGAAATTCTCGATTTCTTAAAAAAGCACAATCTTACCTTGCAATATATTTTGAATACCCATGCACATTTTGATCATGTGGGGGGAGTAAGATCTTTACAAGATTCGACCGGTGCAAAATTCCTGCTTCATTCAGGGGATATACCCCTGTTAAATTATCTGGACGATCAGACAAATACATTTGGAATGCCCTCTATTCCCCTACCAGCAGTAGATAGGCCACTGGTAGATAATGAAGAAATTCCTCTTGGAGACGAGGTCTTACGGGTTATTCATACTCCAGGGCATTCTCCTGGCAGTGTATGTTTCCTCATAGATAATGCTGTATTTGTTGGTGATACGCTCTTTGCAGGCTCAATTGGCAGGACAGACCTCTACGGTGGTTCTTATGTTAAGATAATTAACTCAATAAAAACTTGTCTATTTACTTTGGAAGATAGCGTAATTGTCTATCCGGGGCATGGATTACCTACTACCATAGGCGAAGAAAAACAGCATAATCCATTTTTCTCATAG
- a CDS encoding aldehyde dehydrogenase family protein → MLDDASLDIAVNAAVISAFKTSGQRCTSASRLIVHEKVFTEFEKRFIEITKRIKIGDPLDESVFMGPVINQAATEKIAQYNELAKKEGAKVLLDGGRLMDNPYKKGYFMSPFVYRMQNNPKSRVLREEVFGPHVAIIPVKDVDEAIEVHNDTGYGLTCAVITEDYRKARRIREDCEYGLGYVNLPTIGAEVHLPFGGVKKSGTGLPSGSTLIDVVTHRTAWTVNHAMEIKMAQGLTVKL, encoded by the coding sequence GTGCTCGATGATGCCAGCCTGGATATTGCTGTGAATGCGGCTGTTATCAGTGCCTTTAAGACCTCAGGGCAGCGATGCACCTCTGCAAGCCGGTTAATTGTACATGAGAAGGTGTTTACGGAATTTGAAAAGAGGTTTATTGAAATAACAAAGAGGATAAAGATCGGTGATCCTCTGGATGAATCTGTATTTATGGGCCCTGTAATCAATCAGGCAGCAACGGAAAAGATTGCGCAATACAACGAACTTGCTAAAAAAGAGGGTGCAAAGGTGTTGTTGGATGGTGGAAGGCTTATGGACAATCCGTATAAAAAGGGTTATTTTATGTCTCCCTTTGTATATCGCATGCAGAATAATCCGAAAAGCCGTGTACTCCGTGAGGAGGTTTTCGGACCACATGTTGCCATTATTCCGGTAAAAGATGTTGACGAGGCTATAGAGGTTCATAATGATACCGGTTATGGTCTTACCTGTGCCGTAATTACCGAAGATTATCGAAAGGCGAGAAGGATCCGGGAAGATTGTGAATACGGACTTGGCTATGTGAATTTGCCTACCATCGGGGCAGAGGTGCATTTACCCTTTGGCGGTGTTAAAAAGAGTGGAACGGGATTGCCATCGGGCAGCACACTCATTGATGTGGTGACGCATCGCACGGCCTGGACAGTTAACCATGCTATGGAAATTAAGATGGCTCAGGGATTAACCGTGAAATTATAA
- a CDS encoding aldehyde dehydrogenase family protein produces MEGKNYINGTFVDGASGERFESRSPANFDEVLGTFPLSSEKDVNDAVNAAQTAYDSWRHLSRIKRGEYLDEFTQLIKRDWEEIARLMAKECGKGIIESRADVTEGIHMAQYVFGTVRMPHGDVVDSEIPEKDSFMRRKPKGVVAAITAWNFPFAVPLWLVCPSVVEGNTVILKPSRETACVGNVIAEYAHKAGFPPGVINIIHGSCGDLLVKHPDTHVVLFVGSNAVGAEIKRTVAGFDNKMAACEMGGKMHLLCSMMPAWILL; encoded by the coding sequence ATGGAAGGGAAAAATTATATTAATGGGACATTTGTTGATGGGGCCTCTGGTGAACGGTTTGAGAGCAGGAGTCCCGCTAACTTTGACGAAGTGCTGGGGACATTTCCGCTTTCATCTGAAAAGGATGTAAATGATGCCGTCAATGCTGCACAAACAGCTTACGATAGCTGGAGGCATTTATCACGGATTAAACGGGGTGAGTATCTTGATGAGTTTACCCAGTTGATTAAGAGAGATTGGGAAGAGATTGCCCGCTTAATGGCAAAAGAGTGTGGAAAAGGAATCATAGAAAGCCGTGCTGATGTAACAGAAGGTATCCACATGGCCCAATATGTATTTGGCACGGTAAGGATGCCTCATGGTGATGTGGTTGACTCGGAAATTCCGGAAAAAGATTCCTTCATGCGCAGAAAGCCAAAGGGGGTTGTTGCGGCGATTACCGCATGGAATTTTCCTTTTGCTGTTCCCCTGTGGCTGGTTTGTCCATCGGTAGTGGAAGGGAATACGGTTATTCTTAAGCCTTCCCGGGAAACGGCATGCGTAGGTAATGTGATTGCCGAATATGCCCATAAGGCTGGTTTCCCACCAGGTGTGATTAATATCATACATGGGAGTTGTGGAGACCTGTTAGTGAAACATCCGGATACCCATGTCGTGCTGTTCGTTGGTTCTAATGCTGTGGGAGCAGAAATAAAGAGGACTGTCGCCGGGTTTGATAATAAAATGGCTGCCTGCGAGATGGGAGGAAAAATGCACTTATTGTGCTCGATGATGCCAGCCTGGATATTGCTGTGA
- a CDS encoding YjgF/Yer057p/UK114 family protein produces MSKVEFFVTPGYGDRNLEKFHYSQAVKIGNRVEISGQGGWNNDYEFPNSIKEQIVQAFENVERTLALAGASWKDVVHVNSYHVPTAPDSIGEEHISTMTDQFRKYMGARAPIWTCIGVTSLGEPNMRVEIRVTVIIADEA; encoded by the coding sequence ATGAGCAAAGTCGAGTTTTTTGTTACGCCAGGTTATGGCGACAGGAACCTGGAGAAATTCCATTACTCACAAGCCGTAAAAATTGGAAATCGAGTCGAGATTTCTGGGCAAGGAGGATGGAACAATGATTATGAGTTTCCAAACTCAATCAAAGAACAGATTGTCCAGGCGTTTGAGAATGTAGAGCGCACACTTGCTTTGGCTGGAGCCTCATGGAAGGACGTTGTTCACGTAAATTCCTATCATGTACCTACCGCGCCAGATTCCATTGGGGAGGAGCATATCTCCACAATGACAGATCAATTCAGGAAATATATGGGAGCACGGGCACCCATTTGGACATGCATTGGGGTTACCTCGCTCGGTGAACCAAATATGCGTGTTGAGATACGCGTTACGGTAATCATTGCGGACGAGGCTTAA